The segment agttacatatatatgtatacaaaTATAGATTCAAATACATtggcattaaaattattttatgttttacattTGTTGTATCTGTGACTTACCCAGTCTCTTCAGTTCTGCAGTTGCATTGGCTGAAAGTCCTCCAGCAAACACTTGACACATGTAAACTCCTTTATCCTCAGTTCTGACACTCTTCAGTCTGAGAGAGAAGTTTCCTTTGGGGATTTCACCAGTGAAGAACTCAGCTCTGTCTCTGTATCTCTCCCCTGATGAATCTGATAAAGTCTTATTGTTCTGGTAGAGCAGAACCAGAATATAATCATCTTCATCAGTTTTCTTCCATGAAACCTCTTCAAAGTGTTCAGGTGTGATGTGAGAGTCTACAGAGCAGTTCAGGGTGATGTCCTCCCTTATAGACGCAGATATCGACTCATCTGAACCTGATACTAGCAAACGCTCTGAAAGTAAATTAAAGTGTAATATCAGCATAAAATAACTTCTACCTGAACTACAGGTTCACAAAATTttaatatcatgacaaagttcaacattgtaagCTTCCTGTGTCCaaatctagtcagctaattaacgcaaaacacttgcaaaggtttcctcagcctttaaattgtctcagtctggcttagtaggctttaaaatcatggggaagactgatgacttgacggttgtgccgaagaccatcattgacaccctccaaggaggaaaagtctcaaaaggcaattgcaaaagaagctggatgctcacagagcgcagtattgaattatattaacagagtgttaagaggaagggaaaaatgtggccatagccttgagaggattgcagaaatctgggggagcttcaaaaggagtggactgaggctggcaTCAAGAACAACCACATACAGACATCTGCATGACAT is part of the Garra rufa chromosome 1, GarRuf1.0, whole genome shotgun sequence genome and harbors:
- the LOC141294469 gene encoding butyrophilin-like protein 9, whose translation is MLVSKNHITERLLVSGSDESISASIREDITLNCSVDSHITPEHFEEVSWKKTDEDDYILVLLYQNNKTLSDSSGERYRDRAEFFTGEIPKGNFSLRLKSVRTEDKGVYMCQVFAGGLSANATAELKRLGFSVLHIMVLILCISASGSALLLCCLIYCRSHNNVPTATKHIRTLGFLHALLPNIIMFVASFIWGFIEDTVS